A stretch of DNA from Coccidioides posadasii str. Silveira chromosome 1, complete sequence:
AGACGAATAGACGGTCCGGGTCGGGAGCGACGACCGTTTCAGGATCGAAGTGGGCGACTGTTCGGGTCTCATGCCGACATCGACGGAGGTGGAGGCGGAGGAACTATTCAGTTTGGAGCCAGAATCTCgagtggaggaggaggaggaggccAGGCCAAAGGATCGGGATCTGTCGGGATACTCGAGAGATGATGACAGCGTGGTGTGTCGTTCCTGGGCAAGACTGCGTTGGGTGCTTAGCGCAGGAGGCGGCCCGGACGCGGTTTCAATGCCCAGGCTGCTCCGAGACGCCGGGGCGCGCTTCTGATACGACGTTCGGGAGTCGATCGTAGACGGCGGACGGAGGCTCTCGGACGGGGAGACGGTGGACGATGCGGCGCTGGGGAGGGTTCCGGGCGACAGGGGCGAGTTGAAGTGGGCGGCGGAGGACGACTGGGACTGCAGATCCAGGTCACGGGCGGCCCGGGGGGTCTGCAGGAGTAGCTTTGGGatggaagaggaggaggagaagaacgAGGAAGAGGCGGTGTTGGAcgtggagaagaagaaagaggaagaggtgGTGGTGTTGGACGTGGatgtggaggaggaggacaCAACCCCTGCTCGGGCACCCGACTTGAGGGCGGCGACCTTGCGAGGCGAGAAGCTGGCGAGCGCCGGGTTGGAGAAGCTCTCGGAGCTGAGGGGAGAGGCTGGGTTGAACTGGAGGGAGGCGGGTTTGTGTCTGTGTGTTGGGGACGCGAAGTCGACGGAGCGGCGGTCTCTGACGAAGGGTCCTGggggatgatgatgatgatgatgatgtctGGCCGACGGGTCAGTCTGGCTGCGACTGCGAGAGCATGTCCGGATGGCGGtgttggtggtggtggtggtggtggtggtgttgttgttgttgttcttgttcttcttctggGGTGGCGAGGGCAGAGTGGTGACGGCGGAGGCCGCGTCCAGGCGCATGACGATTTGGGGggtttttttgttttttttttttttttgcgatCCGTGATGCGAGCGATGAAAGTTGTTGCAGATCCAAAAGGCACGAAGCAGAAGTGTATGACGCTGGCTGGTTCAGCAGCAGCACGGCCTAGACCCCGTCATGCCTCGTATGTGTTAAGTTGCCAGCAGAACCCCCTCGCTCAGTCAATCCCGCACAAACAACCTCTCTCGCTCTCAGAGAACTAAGAAATAGATAGAAatagaaatagagagagaggaataactatagagagagaagtagagagagagagatgcTTTGAGAGACGGAATTGACTTTCAAACAGGCGGGCTGCGGTGGCCGGCTGTGATTGGGAGGCCCTGATCCATCGTCCAGCCCTTCAATCTCGCTATGTATGGCCAACTAAGAGAAGACAAACTCGAACTTACCGgctggaagaagaagacttctTTGCTGGTGGTTAATTCTGCGGTGGAAATGTTGTCTTACTTTACAGTCTATATCAGCATTCTCCTGGAATtcctttctttattttttttgttttttctctctctctctcaagGCTGGAAGCGCCTTTTAGTTCATATTCTGCCGGTTCACTGcagaaaggggaaaaaaaataaaataaaataaaataaaataaaataagaagaaagagagaagtaTTTAACCAAACATTTTCTCCTCAAAGAACACACATCAAAGCGACGACGAAGCGGCACAGTCCAAACACCAGCACGGCTTGACATCCCTTTATGCCTCTTTGTCTTTCCTCGTTCCTCTGCATGCTTCATTCACCTTGAGAGACTATGCTTCACCTTGAGAGACTACTATTTGTTTAGACAGGCCAACGGGGGTCTGGATATTGATCTGCTTTGGTTGTCTGAAGTCTCACGACAGAATAAACAACAGAAACACCGCCCCCCCAAACCGTGGCAGGCTTCTCAAAGCAAACCCATTCGATGCTTGCACAATAGCAATTtaagagggaaaaaaaaaaaaaaaaaaaaaaaaaaaaaaaaaaaaaaaaaagggcaacAAAAAGCCAGCCGCCTGGTTAGATATTTTTGTTCACTTCACTGATAACCTACACTCTCTGGCTCCCGCGAGAGTTTGTGGCTGATCTCGTTCTGGTCTTAGAAAGACTTGGACTTGcatcttgtcttttttttttttttttttttaaattcttaTTTGATATATTATCTTCCTTGTCTAGGTTCATAGATTCTTATTTGGTATATTATCTTCCTTGTCTAGGTTCATAGCGATCTAAGATAGTAGCAGACACTCACCAGGAGTACATAACCAGCCCAAGTAGTCAACTTAACTAGATCATGATTCCTTCTGTCGATCCTTCAGGTCTCCACGCTCCCTGACCGTCTGTGCCATCCCCTTTCCCGCCTCCGTCCCCAGAGCGTCAAAGCCCCTGACGACCCCTTCCCGGTCGCCCTTGCTCATCTCCTGGCTCATCTTGAACTTGCCCTGCAGCCGATCGACCTTGATCTCGATCCCGATGATGCCCTTCCTCAGTATCTCAACGTACGGCGTCGGCGCGTCCGCCACCTCCCACGCCGCCGGCCGTCCGCCTTCCCCCGTGTAGCCCATGATCGACGACTCGGTCAGCCGCGTCAGATCCTCGACCTGTCTCTGCAGGAAAGCGTTCGTCTCCTCTGCCTTGGAGTCGCAGAACACCTTGATCTTGCCGTACGCCTGCACCGCCGAGTAGTTCCACGTCGGAACCACCTTTCCGGACACCGGCTTGGTCTCCGTGTAGAACTT
This window harbors:
- a CDS encoding uncharacterized protein (EggNog:ENOG410PM5K~COG:K); this encodes MHLRAVHAEENIAVLQQLVRENPLGILTTAIQSPLHPLIQSSHIPFVIDVPETEDGGAPSNGTLRGHIARQNPQAKVLMEALAARKEQGHDGLELPDEVLVLFNGPHHHYVTPKFYTETKPVSGKVVPTWNYSAVQAYGKIKVFCDSKAEETNAFLQRQVEDLTRLTESSIMGYTGEGGRPAAWEVADAPTPYVEILRKGIIGIEIKVDRLQGKFKMSQEMSKGDREGVVRGFDALGTEAGKGMAQTVRERGDLKDRQKES